In Setaria italica strain Yugu1 chromosome I, Setaria_italica_v2.0, whole genome shotgun sequence, the genomic window gtTACTCTGTTACTATTCTATATTTCcgtgttggtatggatttgtactgtctgagatagggattcgcatgtgatagccttcctgggactatcacgaaggtgcgtaggcttgaattctctaAAATGGGAATTCGGGTCGTTTCAGGGATTTTAAGGAAAATAGTTTTCATGAAAGTGAAGGACCATTTCTTTTTAATATTGTATCAGTTCATAATAGAGAGGAAAAACTACCTTGATTGAGGACCTTTGCACTGGTTCCTTTGAAAGCCATGAACCCAGCAAAATCTTGATGTGCACCATGTGGCATAATGTTGTTCCATACCTGCTGACTTGATAGGTGCAAGGCATCAAGACCAGTAGCTCCTGCTGGCTTTAACCAAGAAGCTTTAGTTTCTGCAAATTTGAAGGCTCCTCCAGGGTTATCCCATGAAGAACTTGCACGGCTTCTTATTTGACCATAAGGAGCTTGACCAAACAGAAGACTTGTCTGTTGCCTTGGATCTGTTAAGAAAGTAGCAATTCAGCACTAATTCTAAACAGATTCAGCAAGAGAACAAAGTATTTGCTAAGTATTAGCAATAAAGCTGCTTCCATACAAAATAGTGAAAATATAGTGAACTCAACAGgcacttgttgaacttgaactgATGCTCATTAAGATACTTAACAGCTTCATAGTGTCTCCAGACTCAAAACCATCAATTTATTGGTACCATTATGCAATGTAAGTTGTCCTAAAGTAGTCAAGTATGATGTGGAGACATAATTGTAAGGCGAGATGGCATCATGATATATAAAGTTTAATCATTTCTTGGATATCTAAATTGAAAAGAACGGAGCATATGAAACCCCTCAACAAAACAAATACAACTTAATTGATATCGCATTTGTCCTATATATAGAAATCATCACAAGTGGCACTCCCTCAGGTGGAGTTCATAAATGCCAGTACTGGCAGAGTCATCATGCCACATATAGTAAGAAAGGTCATGACATCTCAAAAATTAAAACACTGAGTTGTGAAAAAACAGAGCCAACCTCAGACACAAGATTTGAACTTTGTATTCCTAAGTTTTTACAGTATTTAGTTGCGAACGTGCATGAAAAGGAAAGATTCTTAAACAGGATAGTTGCTCAAAGAAGAACAGCAATGCACTAGTTTCAAAAAATCACAAGGCAACTAAACGCTTACCAGTACCATAGAACATTGCGGGGAGCCTTGATGAACCAAACGAAATTGCTTCAGGTTGTGGCTTCCGTCTGCGGGCATTGTGATCATTGAGACGCCTACGGCAGCTTCTTTTTTTCTGGTCAAAGACATCTAAACCATGGAACCTGCAAGGCATTGGAGAGCCAACATAGTACAGCACTTTAACTTAGTCAAAGATGCCAAGACAAGGGATACAAGAATACAAACATAAGACATGTTTTGACAGAAATGGATGCTCAGTTTATTAGCTAATGCAACTCACCGGCTACACTGTTGACAAAAGCGCCGCTCCAGACCAGCAACAACAACCTTGGGAGCCTTAGAATGAGCTTCACAGACTTTGTGCTTTCGATGGTAATCTTTAGCAGAAGAGAGATCAATCTTGCAACCTTCAACCTGACAGTATGAGTTCTGCACGTTTTGAGCCGCCTTTGCCTTCTTCAccggagcagcaggaggagtcACTATACTCGAATCTGACGGTGAACTCTTGACACTCTGCCCTCCACAGGCATCTTCAAAATAGGTTCTCTTGCCAAGTTTCAGACTAAGCACCGGCTCTCCACTGCTTACAGCTATCACTGATGACGGGGAGGTTCTCAAATCAGTGTTCTTGCGTATGTACTTGTCAGGCACTCTGGCAGGTGCAAAATTGAGCTCCATGTTGTTCCCCGCCTTGGGCGAAGAATCAATCGACGCGGATATGGAACTCTTAGATGAACCATACCCCATCTCCGAGCTGGACGAAAAAGTACCGCAGGAAGAATGCACTGATCCATGCCTTGTGATCTCAACGCCAGCAAACTTGGCCTCAGCCTGCGGCACAAGGTTCCCATTTGCACCTATCGGTGGCAAATTCTCCCAATCCCACAACACGGAGCCCTTCTGGCTCCAGTCCATCCCAAAGGAACCCATTCCAGAACCAAAAATCCCAGCCGTTCTCCTAGCTGTATCCCAAAGCAACAAAATGGAAGGGTGAAGCAGGTTAAAAACAGAAAAGATTTGGCGTATGAAGAGTTGCAGAAACTGGACAGATTTGCAGTAACATATCTGAGCACTCAAACTCAACTATGCATCATTAAATTTACAGAGAAGTACAGAAGGTGCTATCAGAGAGGAGTTAGAACTTTTACTAGAGGGATCATCCATCATGGCGAGAACAGCAGCGCCATCATTCTAGCACCAAGAAAGGCAAAAACACAAGTACGCCAACCAAGCTGTAGCAAAAGACCCAAGTACTGCCTCTCAATCCGCAGCACCGCGCTGGACAGCAGCCATGGAGCTCCGCTGATCCGGcgagccgaggaggaggcggcggcgcatcgATGGACTGGGGAGAACAAGAAGCTCAGCCTCGCCCACTGGAGCAAGAGCTTGGCCACTGCTGCCTCACCCTCATCTCCGGCTTACTGAGATCTATATCAtattcctcttcttctcctcctccccctcagcCTGTACACACCACAGCGCCGTCAAGTCGTCAACCACTCCAGTGCTGGACCCCTACACATCATGACAGCCACTTTCCCaatttctccctccctccctccctccaatcTTTCAGGTTGCAACCTGCTTCCAGGGGTAGGGGTGTTGAGGGGGAGCAAGAATCTCACCTCCTTTTCTGATGATGGCGAATGAAGAATCTGTGTCTTGCTGAAAATTCTTGCACTGCAACTGTGGCAACTGGCAAGGGCAGtggggaaggaaggaaagggggAACCAGGGCCTCAGAAACCAAAAGACGCTGAAGGAAAGCCGAAAGCGAGCAGATAAGAAAGACAAGACTCCCAATAATCGATCCAGTACACGCAATATGGTATGGCCAGCTCCCCTTTTTGCATccatctctctgtctctctagCTGCCTGCTACCCCACCTGTGCGAGACTCTGCGAGTGGATGGCATTGGCATGGCTGCCTCCTCCGCAACAACCAAGGCACATGGCCGCCTCTGACACCGCCAGCAGGTGCAGGGCTTAGTGGCTTACCACCACCGGTGACTGTTACTGGTGCTggcgacaacaaccacaactgCCTCTGATCTTCCGGTCACTCCACTCACTCCCACGGCGGTAGCAAGTGCCCGGTGCCCAGTACTACAACGAGTTCAGTACCCCAGCCACACGAATTCACGAAAAGAGAGACCTTTTTTCGTGGCGGATTTCCAGCCTTCCAGGGTTCTCAGATGGTAAAGCTCTTGTTGCCACATTTGGTAACGATAGGACAGTCGACAATGGCCGGCCAGCCGGCCTCTCTGCACCGCAGTAGCACACGGCTCGAGcctcaagcaaaaaaaaaagagtggccAGAGAGCATGGATGGATCGACAGCGGTGGAGCTTTTTCGGTGGTGGTGCTTGCTTCGTTTGGCAATGCACTGTGGATGCGGCGTGCGACAGTGACTGCACTGGGAGTGGTGGAGCTGGCGCCACTTCGTCAGCGTGCTCCCGGTCGCCGTCGCACTTGCTGTCGCCGGCGGTGGTGTttgtcgtcgccggcggggcggatgtTGCAGGATTTACAGCCCTTGTTGATTAGGTGCTGTGTGATTTCAGCAACAAAAGTTTGGAACAAGCTGTGCCAGCACAAAATTTGGCTCGAATTTTAGGCGTCTGCGTCATCATCCCCAACCCAGCACGAACACGAACAGGAGAAGGCGGCGGACATCGAAAACGACCTTGAAACAGAACGTATAACTGCAGGGACAGAGTATCAGATAACAGTCTCTCTCGCGATGAATCCAGATTCCGAAACGGCCACAACCAACGCCGATCAGATCAGCCCCCCTCTTCTCCATCACAGAGCTGATCCGACGAGGCGACGACCTGCCGTTGCCTGCTGTAGGTTTCTGCGCCACATGCTGAGATGATTTTACCCCTGTTGGATAAGGGGGAATGGTCCGGATATTTTGTTTATATGTAATAGTACATTTGGTGCAAATTTGTACTAGGTTTTAGAAATTTGTGTTTGAATCCCCCTGTCCGAACAGCTCTTTATAGTCTTGAATCTG contains:
- the LOC101753019 gene encoding squamosa promoter-binding-like protein 3 isoform X1, translating into MDAKRGAGHTILRVLDRLLGVLSFLSARFRLSFSVFWFLRPWFPLSFLPHCPCQLPQLQCKNFQQDTDSSFAIIRKGARRTAGIFGSGMGSFGMDWSQKGSVLWDWENLPPIGANGNLVPQAEAKFAGVEITRHGSVHSSCGTFSSSSEMGYGSSKSSISASIDSSPKAGNNMELNFAPARVPDKYIRKNTDLRTSPSSVIAVSSGEPVLSLKLGKRTYFEDACGGQSVKSSPSDSSIVTPPAAPVKKAKAAQNVQNSYCQVEGCKIDLSSAKDYHRKHKVCEAHSKAPKVVVAGLERRFCQQCSRFHGLDVFDQKKRSCRRRLNDHNARRRKPQPEAISFGSSRLPAMFYGTDPRQQTSLLFGQAPYGQIRSRASSSWDNPGGAFKFAETKASWLKPAGATGLDALHLSSQQVWNNIMPHGAHQDFAGFMAFKGTSAKVLNQGVEASVVASDSNGNPDLQRALSLLSNNSADAGNNQPTTQLHPGLSALASTSNAVMQQASPPGLWQDGTALDLHARFQALDPMGNGSAIAAAHELQLPRPPSYNGSSSHYDLTR
- the LOC101753019 gene encoding squamosa promoter-binding-like protein 3 isoform X2, which gives rise to MMDDPSTRRTAGIFGSGMGSFGMDWSQKGSVLWDWENLPPIGANGNLVPQAEAKFAGVEITRHGSVHSSCGTFSSSSEMGYGSSKSSISASIDSSPKAGNNMELNFAPARVPDKYIRKNTDLRTSPSSVIAVSSGEPVLSLKLGKRTYFEDACGGQSVKSSPSDSSIVTPPAAPVKKAKAAQNVQNSYCQVEGCKIDLSSAKDYHRKHKVCEAHSKAPKVVVAGLERRFCQQCSRFHGLDVFDQKKRSCRRRLNDHNARRRKPQPEAISFGSSRLPAMFYGTDPRQQTSLLFGQAPYGQIRSRASSSWDNPGGAFKFAETKASWLKPAGATGLDALHLSSQQVWNNIMPHGAHQDFAGFMAFKGTSAKVLNQGVEASVVASDSNGNPDLQRALSLLSNNSADAGNNQPTTQLHPGLSALASTSNAVMQQASPPGLWQDGTALDLHARFQALDPMGNGSAIAAAHELQLPRPPSYNGSSSHYDLTR